The DNA window CGTAGCCGTGCCGTTGGTGACGGAGGTGCACCCGACGATGCCCATCAGCGTCACGGCGACACAACCGAGGGCCAAGGCCCCACGCCGCGAGAAAGCCCATACCTGCATCTGCGGGACGGCACGCCACCGGATGAGCACGAGCCTGACGTTACCGGGTGGGTTGTGCACCTGCCCCATACACGCCGAGTTGGTGTTCGCCAGGTGAAGCGCTGTCGGCTACCCGACGTCGGCTATCCGCGCGAAACACCGGTGCGGCACGATGGTGGGAGGGTGCGACCCACCCGTTACGGCACACATTCCGCCAACAACAGGAGTAGTGCGTTGACAACTGAGTTCGTGCGCCACGATCTGGCCACAAACCCCCACAGCACAACCGAACCCGACCGCGTTCGGGTGATCCGCGAGGGGGTGGCCTCCTACCTACCCGACATCGATCCGGAAGAGACGTCGGAGTGGCTGGAGTCCTTCGACGAACTGCTGGAGCGCTCCGGCCCGTCACGGGCGCGCTATCTGATGCTGCGATTGCTGGAACGGGCGGGCGAGCAGCGAGTCGCCCTTCCGTCGCTGACGTCAACCGACTACGTCAACACCATTCCGACCGAACTCGAGCCGTGGTTCCCCGGCGACGAGGACGTCGAGCGGCGCTACCGGGCGTGGATCCGGTGGAACGCCGCCATCATGGTGCACCGCGCCCAGCGCCCGGGAGTTGGTGTGGGCGGCCACATTTCGACTTACGCCTCGTCGGCGGCGCTGTACGAGGTCGGCTTCAACCACTTCTTCCGCGGCAAGGCGCACCCCGGCGGCGGGGACCAGATATTCATCCAGGGCCACGCATCCCCGGGCATTTATGCGCGCGCCTTCCTGGAAGGCCGGTTGTCCGCCGACCGGATGGACGGCTTCCGGCAGGAGCACAGCCACGCCGCCGGCGGGCTGCCCTCCTACCCGCACCCGCGGCTGATGCCCGAGTTCTGGGAATTCCCCACGGTGTCGATGGGCCTGGGCCCGCTCAACGCCATCTACCAGGCGCGGTTCAACCACTACCTGCACGACCGCGGCATCAAGGACACCTCCGACCAGCACGTGTGGTGCTTCCTGGGCGACGGCGAAACGGACGAGCCGGAGAGCCGCGGACTGGCGCACGTCGCGGCGCTGGAGAGCCTGGACAACCTGACGTTCGTGGTCAACTGCAACCTGCAGCGTCTCGACGGCCCGGTGCGCGGCAACGGCAAGATCATCCAGGAGCTGGAATCGTTCTTCCGCGGCGCCGGCTGGAACGTCATCAAGGTGGTCTGGGGCCGCGAGTGGGACGCCCTGCTGCACGCCGACCGCGACGGCGCGCTGGTGAACCTGATGAACACCACCTGCGACGGGGACTACCAGACGTACAAGGCCAACGACGGCGCGTACGTGCGCGACCACTTCTTCGGGCGCGATCCGCGGACCAAGGCACTCGTGGAGAACATGAGCGATTCCGAGATCTGGAACCTCAAGCGCGGCGGCCACGACTATCGCAAGGTCTATGCCGCGTACCGCGCCGCCGTCGACCACAAGGGTCAGCCCACGGTGATCCTGGCCAAGACCATCAAGGGTTACTCGCTGGGTGCGCACTTCCAGGGCCGCAACGCCACCCATCAAATGAAAAAGCTTGCGTTGCAAGATCTTAAGGACTTCCGCGACGCGATCCGGATCCCGATCAGCGATGCCCAGCTGGAAGAGGACCCCTACCTGCCGCCGTACTACCACCCCGGCCCGGACGCCCCGGAGATCCGGTACATGCTCGACCGGCGCCGCACGCTGGGTGGGTTCCTGCCGGAGCGCCGAACCAAAACCAAGGCGCTGCGACTGCCCGGCCGCGACACCTACGCCGCGCTGAAGAAGGGGTCGGGAACCCAGGAGGTCGCCACCACCATGGCGACCGTGCGGACCTTCAAAGAAGTGTTGCGGGACAAGGAAGTCGGCCCGCGCATCGTGCCGATCATTCCCGACGAGGCGCGCACCTTCGGCATGGACTCGTGGTTCCCGTCGCTGAAGATCTACAACCGCCTCGGCCAGCTGTACACCGCAGTGGACGCCGAGCTGATGCTGGCCTATAAGGAAAGCCAAGCCGGGCACATCCTGCACGAGGGCATCAACGAGGCCGGGTCGGTGGGGTCGTTCATCGCGGCGGGCACGTCGTATGCGACGCACAACGAGCCAATGATTCCGATTTACATCTTCTATTCGATGTTCGGCTTCCAGCGCACTGGCGACGGGCTGTGGGCCGCCGCCGACCAGATGGCGCGCGGCTTCCTGCTCGGGGCCACCGCGGGGCGCACCACGCTGACGGGCGAGGGCCTTCAGCACGCCGACGGCCACTCGCTGTTACTGGCCAGCACCAACCCGGCGGTGGTCGCCTATGACCCGGCGTTCGCCTACGAGATCGCCTACATCGTGGAGAGCGGCCTGGCGCGGATGTTCGGGGAGCACCCCGAGGACGTCTACTTCTACATCACCATCTACAACGAGCCGTACGTGCAGCCGCCCGAGCCGGAGAACTTCGATCCCGAGGGCGTGCTGCGCGGCCTCTACCGCTACCACGCCGCCACCGAACAGCGGGCCAATAAGGCGCAGATCCTGGCGTCGGGGGTGGCCATGCCGTCGGCGCTGAAGGCGGCGGAAATGCTGGCCGCCGAATGGGACGTCGCCGCCGACGTGTGGTCGGTGACGAGCTGGGGCGAGTTGAACCGCGACGGTGTGGCCGTCGACAGGGCCAGGCTGCGCCACCCGGACCGGCCCGCCGGCGTCCCGTACGTCACCCAGGCCCTCTCGGACGCGAGCGGGCCGGTGATCGCCGTCTCGGACTGGATGCGCGCGGTTCCCGAGCAGATCCGGCCCTGGGTGCCGGGCACCTTCGTCACCCTGGGCACTGACGGGTTCGGCTTCTCCGACACCCGGCCGGCCGCCCGGCGGTACTTCAACACCGACGCCGAGTCGCAGGTGGTCGCGGTGCTGGAGGCGCTGGCGCGCGACGGGGAGATCGATCCCTCGGTGCCGGTCGCGGCGGCCCGGCAGTACAAGATCGACGACGTGCAGGCCGCCCCGGAGCAGACGTCCGATCCCGGGGTGGCCTGACGCCCGGTCTCGCCCCCACACGCCGCCTACCCACCGGCGCGAACCGAGTGTGAACTTAGTGTCACGCTGGGTGCCGAACGTGAAGTTAGCTTCACGCTCGCGGTCAAACGCACGGCCCGACGCACGTTCAAACGCACGGTCCGAGCGCGCCCGGCTTGAGGACTTCTTAAGAACGCCACGCGCGCCTTTGGAAGAAACTTCTAGAAAAAGCGCGTAGGTTTTAGGGGTGAATGACAACCCCTTCGCCGGTCCGTTCGCCAAGCAGCCCCGCTCGCCGCTGGAGCTGTTGGACACGGTGCCGGAGTCCGTACTGCGGCGGTTGAAGCAGTACTCCGGCCGGCTGGCGACCGAAGCGGTCTCGGTCATGGGCGATCGGTTGCCGTTCTTCGCCGAGCTGGAAGCCTCGCAGCGGGCCACCATGGCGTTGGTGGTGCAGACGGCCATCAACAACTTCGCCGAGTGGATGCAAGACCCGCACAGCGACGTCAGCCACACCGCGCAGGCCTTCGAACTGGTGCCCCAGGACCTCGCCCGCCGGATCGCGCTGCGGCACAGCGTCGACATGGCGCGGGTGACCATGGACTTCTTCGAGGAAGTCGTCCCGCTGTTGGCCCGCTCCGAAGAGCAGCTCACAGCGCTGACGGTGGGCATCCTGAAGTACAGCCGGGACCTGGCGTTCACCGCCGCCACCGCCTACGCGAACGCGGCCGAGGCGCGCGGGACCTGGGACAGCCGAATGGAGGCCAGCGTCGTCGACGCGGTGGTCCGCGGCGACACCGGCCCCGAACTGCTGTCCCGCGCCGCGGCGCTGAACTGGGACACCACGGCCCCGGCGACGGTCGTGGTCGGCACCCCGGCGCCCGGACGCGACGGGTCGACCGGCCCCGACGACAGCGAGCGGGCGAGTCAGCACGTCCGCGATATCGCCGCCCAGCACGGGCGCGCGGCGCTCACCGACGTGCACGGCACCTGGCTGGTCGCGATCGTGTCCGGCCAACTGTCGCCAACCGACAAATTCCTGGGCGATCTGATGGCGGCGTTCGCCGATGGCCCGGTGGTCGTCGGGCCCACCGCTCCCATGCTGACGGCCGCCTACCACAGCGCCAGCGAGGCCATCTCCGGCATGAACGCCGTCGGCGGCTGGCGCGGGGCGCCACGTCCCGTGTCGGCCCGCGAACTGCTGCCCGAACGCGCCCTGATGGGCGACGCGTCAGCGATCGTGGCACTGCACACCGACGTCATGGGCCCGTTGGCAGACGCGGGGCCGACGCTGATCGAGACCCTTGACGCCTACTTAGATTGTGGCGGCGCTATTGAGGCTTGTGCCAGAAAGTTGTTCGTTCATCCAAACACCGTCCGCTACCGACTCAAGCGGATCACCGACTTCACCGGCCGCGATCCCATGCAGCCGCGTGATGCATATGTGCTGCGAGTGGCGGCGACGGTGGGGCAGCTCAACTACCCGACCCATCCCTCTAGCGCTACCAGTAATGCGATGCCCGCGGTTCCGTTGCCGGTCAAAGGGGCTGTTGTCGGACAAACCGGATGATAGTGACCCAGGCAACAGATCGCGGGGCGATATCAAACCCGTAGCTTACCGAGCTGTTTTGTAGGGACTACACAAAAACCTAAGACGAGGTTCATAATCTGTTACACCCGCCAAAACCGTTTCCACAGTGTTCTCTTAAACACGTGATTGCATTGCTTGCGCCCGGACAGGGTTCGCAGACCGAGGGGATGCTCTCGCCATGGCTGGAGCTCCCCGGCGCCGCTGACCAGTTGGCGCTGTGGTCCAAGGCCAGCGGCCTCGATCTTGTGCGCCTGGGCACCACCGCATCGACCGAAGAGATCACCGACACCGCGGTCACCCAGCCGCTGGTCGTGGCCGCCACGCTGCTGGCCCACCAGGAGCTGACCCAGCGCGGCCTGCTGTCGGACACCGAGCTGGTCGTCGCCGGCCACTCCGTCGGGGAGATCGCCGCCTATGCGATCGCCGGCGTCATCGCCGCCGACGACGCCGTCGCGCTGGCCGCCACCCGCGGCGCCGAGATGGCCAAGGCGTGCGCCATCGAGCCCACCGGCATGTCCGCGGTCCTCGGTGGCGACGAGGCCGAGGTGCTGGCCCGGCTCGACCAGCTCGACCTGTTCCCGGCCAACCGCAACGCCGCCGGGCAGATCGTTGCCGCGGGCGCGCTGACCGCGCTGGAGAAGCTGGCCGAAGACCCGCCGGAGAAGGCCCGGGTGCGCGCCCTCGGGGTGGCCGGGGCGTTCCACACCAAATACATGGCGTCGGCGCTCGACGGCTACGCAGCGGCGGCGGCCGCCGTTCAGACGTCCGAGCCCACCGCCACGCTGCTGTCGAACCGCGACGGCAAGCCGGTCGCCTCGGCGGCCGCGGCGATGGAGGCGCTGGTCACTCAGCTGACCCAGCCGGTCCGTTGGGACCTGTGCACCGCGACGCTGCGTGACCTGGAAATCACTGCGGCCGTGGAGTTCCCGCCCGCGGGCACTCTCACCGGTATCGCCAAACGAGAACTTCGGGGGATCACGGCTCGTGCCGTCAAGTCGCCCGCAGACCTGGACGCTTTGGCCGAGCTCTAAAGCCAGCTCGACCAGTTGCACAACCAGTACAACCGCATAGCACGTCAATTCGACTAACACACAACACATTACGAAGGGAAGCACGCTGTGGCTGTCAGCCAGGAAGAAATCATCGCCGGTATCGCCGAGATCATCGAAGAGGTAACCGGTATCGAGCCCTCCGAGGTCACCCCGGAGAAGTCCTTCGTCGACGACCTGGACATCGACTCGCTGTCGATGGTCGAGATCGCCGTTCAGACCGAGGACAAGTACGGCGTCAAGATCCCGGACGAGGACCTCGCTGGTCTGCGTACCGTCGGTGACGTCGTCTCCTACATCCAGAAGCTCGAGGAAGAGAACCCCGAAGCTGCCGAGGCGCTGCGCGCCAAGCTGGAGACCGAGAACCCCGACGCGGTCGCCAACGTCAAGTCGAGGCTGGAAGCGGACAGCAAGTGAGCAAGCCTTCCACTGCTAATGGCGGTTACCCCAACGTTGTGGTAACCGCCGTCACGGCGACGACATCGATCGCGCCGGACATCGAGAGCACGTGGAAGGGTTTGTTGGCCGGCGAAAGCGGCATCCACGTCCTTGAAGACGAGTTCGTCAGCAAATGGGACCTGCCCGTCAAGATCGGCGGTCACCTCAGGGAGCCCATCGACGAACACATGAGCCGACTGGACATGCGGCGCATGTCGTACGTCCAGCGGTTGGCCAAGGTGTTGAGCGGTCAGCTGTGGGAGTCCGCCGGCAGTCCGGAGGTCGACCCCGACCGGTTCTCGGTCGTGGTCGGCACCGGGCTCGGCGGCGCTGAGAGGATCGTTGAGACCTACGACCTGATGAACGAGGGCGGCCCCCGCAAGGTGTCGCCGCTCGCCGTTCAGATGATCATGCCCAACGGCGCCGCGGCGGTGGTGGGCCTGCAGCTCGGCGCCCGCGCCGGGGTCATCACCCCGGTCTCGGCCTGTTCGTCGGGTTCTGAGGCGATCGCGCACGCGTGGCGTCAGATCGTCATGGGCGACGCCGATTTCGCCGTCTGCGGCGGTGTCGAGGGTCCCATCGAGGCGCTGCCGATCGCGGCGTTCTCGAT is part of the Mycobacterium mantenii genome and encodes:
- the aceE gene encoding pyruvate dehydrogenase (acetyl-transferring), homodimeric type — translated: MTTEFVRHDLATNPHSTTEPDRVRVIREGVASYLPDIDPEETSEWLESFDELLERSGPSRARYLMLRLLERAGEQRVALPSLTSTDYVNTIPTELEPWFPGDEDVERRYRAWIRWNAAIMVHRAQRPGVGVGGHISTYASSAALYEVGFNHFFRGKAHPGGGDQIFIQGHASPGIYARAFLEGRLSADRMDGFRQEHSHAAGGLPSYPHPRLMPEFWEFPTVSMGLGPLNAIYQARFNHYLHDRGIKDTSDQHVWCFLGDGETDEPESRGLAHVAALESLDNLTFVVNCNLQRLDGPVRGNGKIIQELESFFRGAGWNVIKVVWGREWDALLHADRDGALVNLMNTTCDGDYQTYKANDGAYVRDHFFGRDPRTKALVENMSDSEIWNLKRGGHDYRKVYAAYRAAVDHKGQPTVILAKTIKGYSLGAHFQGRNATHQMKKLALQDLKDFRDAIRIPISDAQLEEDPYLPPYYHPGPDAPEIRYMLDRRRTLGGFLPERRTKTKALRLPGRDTYAALKKGSGTQEVATTMATVRTFKEVLRDKEVGPRIVPIIPDEARTFGMDSWFPSLKIYNRLGQLYTAVDAELMLAYKESQAGHILHEGINEAGSVGSFIAAGTSYATHNEPMIPIYIFYSMFGFQRTGDGLWAAADQMARGFLLGATAGRTTLTGEGLQHADGHSLLLASTNPAVVAYDPAFAYEIAYIVESGLARMFGEHPEDVYFYITIYNEPYVQPPEPENFDPEGVLRGLYRYHAATEQRANKAQILASGVAMPSALKAAEMLAAEWDVAADVWSVTSWGELNRDGVAVDRARLRHPDRPAGVPYVTQALSDASGPVIAVSDWMRAVPEQIRPWVPGTFVTLGTDGFGFSDTRPAARRYFNTDAESQVVAVLEALARDGEIDPSVPVAAARQYKIDDVQAAPEQTSDPGVA
- a CDS encoding PucR family transcriptional regulator, producing the protein MNDNPFAGPFAKQPRSPLELLDTVPESVLRRLKQYSGRLATEAVSVMGDRLPFFAELEASQRATMALVVQTAINNFAEWMQDPHSDVSHTAQAFELVPQDLARRIALRHSVDMARVTMDFFEEVVPLLARSEEQLTALTVGILKYSRDLAFTAATAYANAAEARGTWDSRMEASVVDAVVRGDTGPELLSRAAALNWDTTAPATVVVGTPAPGRDGSTGPDDSERASQHVRDIAAQHGRAALTDVHGTWLVAIVSGQLSPTDKFLGDLMAAFADGPVVVGPTAPMLTAAYHSASEAISGMNAVGGWRGAPRPVSARELLPERALMGDASAIVALHTDVMGPLADAGPTLIETLDAYLDCGGAIEACARKLFVHPNTVRYRLKRITDFTGRDPMQPRDAYVLRVAATVGQLNYPTHPSSATSNAMPAVPLPVKGAVVGQTG
- a CDS encoding ACP S-malonyltransferase, whose amino-acid sequence is MIALLAPGQGSQTEGMLSPWLELPGAADQLALWSKASGLDLVRLGTTASTEEITDTAVTQPLVVAATLLAHQELTQRGLLSDTELVVAGHSVGEIAAYAIAGVIAADDAVALAATRGAEMAKACAIEPTGMSAVLGGDEAEVLARLDQLDLFPANRNAAGQIVAAGALTALEKLAEDPPEKARVRALGVAGAFHTKYMASALDGYAAAAAAVQTSEPTATLLSNRDGKPVASAAAAMEALVTQLTQPVRWDLCTATLRDLEITAAVEFPPAGTLTGIAKRELRGITARAVKSPADLDALAEL
- the acpM gene encoding meromycolate extension acyl carrier protein AcpM, whose product is MAVSQEEIIAGIAEIIEEVTGIEPSEVTPEKSFVDDLDIDSLSMVEIAVQTEDKYGVKIPDEDLAGLRTVGDVVSYIQKLEEENPEAAEALRAKLETENPDAVANVKSRLEADSK
- the kasA gene encoding 3-oxoacyl-ACP synthase KasA; translated protein: MSKPSTANGGYPNVVVTAVTATTSIAPDIESTWKGLLAGESGIHVLEDEFVSKWDLPVKIGGHLREPIDEHMSRLDMRRMSYVQRLAKVLSGQLWESAGSPEVDPDRFSVVVGTGLGGAERIVETYDLMNEGGPRKVSPLAVQMIMPNGAAAVVGLQLGARAGVITPVSACSSGSEAIAHAWRQIVMGDADFAVCGGVEGPIEALPIAAFSMMRAMSTRNDEPERASRPFDKDRDGFVFGEAGAMMIIETEEHAKARGAKPLARLMGAGITSDAFHMVAPAADGVRAGRAMTRSLELAGLSPKDVDHVNAHGTATPIGDTAEANAIRVAGCQGAAVYAPKSALGHSIGAVGALESVLTVLSLRDGVIPPTLNYETPDPEIDLDVVAGEPRYGDFRYAINNSFGFGGHNVALAFGRY